The genomic segment TTCGATAGGGCGATGCTTTGTCCCTGCGGTATCGAAACTCATCAGCATCGTGATGATCGCCCCCTGCTCGAAGCGCAGGTGCGCCGACAGGTGCGTATCGACCTCCACCCGCAGCTTACGCCCCATGTTCTTCTCGCTTGTGCACGTCCGCTCGCCCGAACGATGAGACATCGACTGGACCTCCGCGACCGGCCCCAGCATGTTCACCAGCGCGGTGATGTAGTACGGGCCCATGTCCATCAGCGGGCCGCCGCCCCGGAGAAAATAAAAATCCGGATTCGGATGCCAACTCTCCGGGCCAGCGCTGAGCATCACCGCGGTGCCGTGCACGGGGGTCCCGATCGCCCCCTGGTCCACCAGGTGTCTGCAGGTCTGATGCCCACCCCCCAGGAATGTGTCGGGCGCACAGCCCACACGCAGACCCTTGGACCTCGCCAGCGAGAGCACCTCCTCGGCGCTCTCACGATCCAGTGCAAAAGGCTTCTCACAGTACGCATGCTTTTCCGCTTCGAGAATCTGCAGATTCACCGAAGCGTGCGCCTGAGGCGGGGTGATGTTCAGGACGATGTCCACATCTTCACTCGCCAACAGGTCATCCACTCCCCGCGCCTCCACCGAGAACTCCGTCGCCTTCGCCTGCGCCAGCGACTCGTTCATGTCCGCACAGGCGACAATCTCCATCGACGAAAACGTCCGCGCATGACGAAGGTACGCACCGGAAATATTCCCACAACCAATCACACCAACTCGTAGAGGTCGCTCAACCAACATGGTCCCCTTTGCTCCTCTTGAGGATTCTGGAGGAAGGTACAAGCAGGAGGCAAACAGATCACCACCAGGAAACCGTATCTTCGCCCCGATGTGTTCGATTCACAAGTCACGCAACTCGACCTTGGAATAAGACCAAGCCCACAATGTTCAGCTTTAAATGTTCACAAAAGTTAAGATGAGATCGATTCGCCCTCGCCCTCGACAAAGTCATCGATAGAGACACGATCATGAGCAACGTCCTCCGTTCCCTCGGCTTGGTCCTGCTACTCACCGGCTTCTGCGAAGCCAAGCCACTGCGCACGGCTGTCATCCTCCAGTCCGCTGGCTTTGTCCACGAGGTCGTCAAACCCGGCCCCGACAGCACGCCTTCTGCGGTCGAGCAGGTCCTGTCCGGACTCTCTGAGAACCAGGGTCTCACGCTCTGGTTCACCCGCGACGCTGCCGAGGTCACACCCGACCGACTCGAATCCCTCGATCTGATCATCCTCTACACGACCGGCAATATCCCCCTTGACGCCGGAGCCCTCGACCAGTGGGTCCGCCAAGGCGGGCTGCTCCTGGGTATCCACTGCGCAACCGACACCCTGAAGGATGACCCCGCCTTCGTCTCCCTGCTCGGAGCCGCCTTCCGCGACCACCCCTGGAATGCTAACGACACCGTCACCATCAAGACCCTCGACCCACATCACCCCGCCACACGACCCTACGCCCCCAGCGCGACCTTCAAGGAAGAGGTCTACCGCTTCCGCCAGCCGCCCTCGCCCGCCAACAGCATACTCATCGAACTCGACACCGAAGACACCGAGAAAAAGGCTGATGGCCCCACGCCCTCCATCGCCTGGTCGCGGCCTCACGGTGCCGGCCGGGTCTTCTACACCTCCCTTGGACATCGTGAAGACGTCTGGCGGTCTGATCACTTCAGGCAGCACCTCGCAGGTGCCCTGACATACCTCCGCACCGGCCAGCCCCGCGACCCCTGGGTTTTTCGTTCCGTGCTCGATGGCAATGCGCGCATGATGACCCTCGCCCTCCACGACCACCTCTACCTCGCCTTCGATAGCAAACAAGGCCTCTGGACTCAGGCATGGCAAGGCGACGTGACGCTCCAGGGTGCCGTCTACGACGGCCGCCACGGCCCCCAGCCCGTTGCCGAAGCCATACAAACCTACTTCCAGACCGATCCCAAAGCCCACTGGTCTCTCAACGACCAGCCCATCACCTACCGCTACGACGGCTACCGCTTCCTGAACGACCACGTCCAGATCAGAGGCCGATTGATCACCGACGCTGACGACATCATTCACATCACCGAGACTCCGACCGCTCACCCCAACCCCGACGCAAGCCTTGCCTGGCACCGCCGCATCACCGTTCGTGGTCTGCCCGCCGATGCTGTCCTGTCAACACCCGTGAGCATTTCCGGTTCTCGATTCATGATCGATCACAACGGCAGAACCACGCTCCAGCGCAACAGCGCCGGTCAGACGCGCCTGCTCATCCAGAACGATGGCGACTACACCCTCCAGCTCACCTTAAAGCCAACACCCGCTCCTGAACATGACGCGGAAACCAACCGGGAAACCAGCCCATGACGCGCACTCTTTTAACGCTTCTTCTCACCCTGATCACCACACTCCTAGCACCTGCGCGCGTTGCTGCGCAGGACACACTCCTTCGCGCACCCGATGGGGCCGCCTTGACCCCCGGGATCTCGGTGCGCATCTATCACATTGTGCAACCCCTCCATCGCATCCCGCAGCTCATTGAAAGCCAGACCCCCAACGTCTCCTTCATTCACCCCGACTTCAACCTCATCGACGACGATTTCGTCCTCGAAGACGAGTACCTCACCATCGTTAATGGCTACTTGCTCGTAGAAGTGCCCGGTGAATACGAACTCCGACTGATCTCCGACGACGGCTCCCGCCTTTATCTCTTTAACAAAGCCATCATCAATCACGATGGTCGTCACCGTGCCACTCCCTCCGACGCTCTGATCACCCTTGACACCGGTCTACACGCCTATCAGGCCTATCACTTCGAGAACGCCGGCGGTGCAGAACTCAGACTCCAATGGAGACCACCCGGTGCAGACGACTTCATCCCCGTCCCCACCGAAAACCTTTACGCCCCCGCCGATGAAGTCCGTGTTACCTCCCCGGGTGCCAAGAAAATCGTCACCAACCTAGGCCTCGTCAGCCCCGGCGACGGCTCACCCCTCGACGCCGTCCACCCCAGCTTCACCATGACCCCCCTCGCCTCCGAACGCTTCCAGCCCCGCGTTGGCGGGCTCGCCCAGCTCCCCGATGGCCGCATCGCCCTCGCCACCTGGGACGGCGAAGTCTTCCTGCTCGATGACCACGACCAGACCGCCGACGAACTCAACATCCAGCCCTTCGCCTCCGGACTCGCCGAGCCCCTCGGCATCGCCGTGGTCGATGGACGCATCTACGTCCTCCAGAAACAGGAGCTCACCGAGCTGATCGACCACGATAAGGATGGTGTCGCCGACGAATACCGCGCCGTCGCCTCAGGCTGGCCCGTCTCCGCCAACTTCCACGAGTTCGCCTTCGGGCTCGCCTATCACAACAACCACTTCTACTTCAACCTCGCCACCGCCATCGACCCAGGAGGTGCGAGCACCAACCCGCAGGTCTACGGCCGCGGCACCGCCGTCGAGGTCGATCCCACCACCGGCGACTTCCGCTACTTCGCTGGCGGGCTACGCACACCCAACGGCATCACCATCGGTCCGGATGACCAGCTCTACGCCACCGACAATCAGGGCGACTGGCTCCCATCTTCCAAACTGGTCCGACTCCGTGAAGGTGCCCACTATGGCAACCACATCCAACCCCCCGGTCCCTTCGACGACCAGCCCGAAACGCCCCCCGTGGTCTGGCTGCCCCAGGGCGAGATCGGTAACTCCCCCGGCGAACCGATCGCCATCCACGAAGGACCTTACGCCGGACAGATACTCCTCACCGACGTCACCCATGGCGGACTTAAGCGCGTGTTCCTCGACCCCATCGACGGCATCGACCAGGGAACCGTCTTCCGCTTCTCTCAAGGCCTCTCGGCAGGCTCCAACCGAGTGCTGTGGTCTGACGATGGATCACTTTACGTCGGCGGGATCGGCTCCCGCGGCAACTGGGGGCAGACCGGCAAACTCCGCTACGGACTCGACCGACTCGATCCCACCGGCGTCACCCCCTTCGAGATGCTCGCCATCCGCGCCATGAGCAACGGCCTGGAAATCACCCTCACCCAACCCCTCGCCGACGACGCCTATCTCGAACCTGAAAGTTTCGAGCTTATCCGATGGTGGTACGAACCCACCGCATCCTATGGCGGACCCAAGATAGACCCCACCAGCTTCCTACCCGAATCCGTCACGATCAGCCCTGACCGCAAAACCATCTTCCTGGAGATCAACGAACTCCGCGAAGGCCACGTCTACTACACCCGATGGCTCGGTGACCCCCGCTCGGCGACTGACGAATCCCTCTGGACGACCGAGGCCTGGACGACCCTCAATAAGGTTCCTGCCAACCGCACAGGCACCGTCAACCCCGAACCCTGGCGTCACAACACCCTGACCAAAGCTCAAAGCGCCGAGGGCTGGCAGCTCCTATTCGACGGCCAGAGCCTCGACGGCTGGCACGCCTACGGCCGAAACCTGCCCCCACAAGGGTGGACGGTTGCCAATAGCACGCTGACGCGTACCGGGCCCGGCGGCGACATCGCGACCGATCAGCGCTACGGTAACTTTGAGCTACAACTCGAATGGGAAGTCACCCCCGGCGGGAACTCCGGCATCTTCTACCGAGCCTCCGACGAATCCCGCCCCGCCTGGCACACCGCACCCGAGATGCAGGTTCTCGATAACACTCGACATGCTGATGGCACCAACCCCCTGACCTCCGCTGGGGCGCTCTACGCCCTGATCCCTCCCTCGATCGACGCTACCTACCCCGCCGGACGCTGGAACCGTGTGCGTCTTGTTGTCAACGGCTCGAAGGTCGAGCACCACCTCAACGGCAAGCTCCTGCTTGAGGCCGATCTCGCATCCCCGGCATTCCGCCAACTCATTGCCGAGAGCAAGTTCGCCGACTTCCCCGACTTCGCGCGATCACCCGAAGGACACATCGTCCTCCAGGACCACGGCGACACCGTCCACTACCGCAACATCATGATCCGCCAACTCGACTGACCTCACGCCGCCCGCCGACGCCGGCAACCCAGCAGCCCCAGCAGAACGACACCTGCTACTGGCTCAGGAATGGTCGTCGCATCGAACCCGAAGTTCGACGCCAGCGTCGAGAGATCGATCAGGTCCACGACGCCATCGCCGTTGAAGTCCGCTTCACCAAACCCGGTCACGGACTGATCGAAGTTTGACGCCAGCGCCGAGAGGTCAATCAGATCAACCTTGAAGTCGAGGTTCGCATCACCCGGGGCGGATCCGAACAACTGCTCCACCCAGAAGGCGATGTCGCCGGCGTCGACATCGAGGTCGCCATCAAGATCAAACGCCAGGTCCGACCCACCAAGAGCCGCATACAGCAGGTCCAGGTCGGCGATCTCAAAGACGCCCGAGCCGTCGAAGTCTCCCAGCAACTGCAACGCCGTGATGATCCCCTGGCTCTGCAGCAGGCTGATATCCCAAAGCGTCGTGTCAATCAACGACGTATCGAACCAGCCGGTGATGCTGGCACCGGGATCGATCGAGAAGACCTGGTAGGTCGTTCCGGCTGCCGGACGGTTGCCGAGCAGCTCGATCTGCAGGAAGCCTTCCAGGTTGGCGAAGCTGTCAAAATCGATCGAAAGTCGGTCGATGACG from the Phycisphaeraceae bacterium genome contains:
- a CDS encoding Gfo/Idh/MocA family oxidoreductase gives rise to the protein MLVERPLRVGVIGCGNISGAYLRHARTFSSMEIVACADMNESLAQAKATEFSVEARGVDDLLASEDVDIVLNITPPQAHASVNLQILEAEKHAYCEKPFALDRESAEEVLSLARSKGLRVGCAPDTFLGGGHQTCRHLVDQGAIGTPVHGTAVMLSAGPESWHPNPDFYFLRGGGPLMDMGPYYITALVNMLGPVAEVQSMSHRSGERTCTSEKNMGRKLRVEVDTHLSAHLRFEQGAIITMLMSFDTAGTKHRPIELHGTEGSLLVPDPNMFEGPVSLVKWGEREFEEVELTHGYTDNYRSIGLADMAEGVLRDRPHRVSGALAHHVLDVMLTVQEAAGKGTSVSVKSTVERPEAMPAGLPVGELELV
- a CDS encoding ThuA domain-containing protein; translated protein: MSNVLRSLGLVLLLTGFCEAKPLRTAVILQSAGFVHEVVKPGPDSTPSAVEQVLSGLSENQGLTLWFTRDAAEVTPDRLESLDLIILYTTGNIPLDAGALDQWVRQGGLLLGIHCATDTLKDDPAFVSLLGAAFRDHPWNANDTVTIKTLDPHHPATRPYAPSATFKEEVYRFRQPPSPANSILIELDTEDTEKKADGPTPSIAWSRPHGAGRVFYTSLGHREDVWRSDHFRQHLAGALTYLRTGQPRDPWVFRSVLDGNARMMTLALHDHLYLAFDSKQGLWTQAWQGDVTLQGAVYDGRHGPQPVAEAIQTYFQTDPKAHWSLNDQPITYRYDGYRFLNDHVQIRGRLITDADDIIHITETPTAHPNPDASLAWHRRITVRGLPADAVLSTPVSISGSRFMIDHNGRTTLQRNSAGQTRLLIQNDGDYTLQLTLKPTPAPEHDAETNRETSP
- a CDS encoding DUF1080 domain-containing protein; translation: MTRTLLTLLLTLITTLLAPARVAAQDTLLRAPDGAALTPGISVRIYHIVQPLHRIPQLIESQTPNVSFIHPDFNLIDDDFVLEDEYLTIVNGYLLVEVPGEYELRLISDDGSRLYLFNKAIINHDGRHRATPSDALITLDTGLHAYQAYHFENAGGAELRLQWRPPGADDFIPVPTENLYAPADEVRVTSPGAKKIVTNLGLVSPGDGSPLDAVHPSFTMTPLASERFQPRVGGLAQLPDGRIALATWDGEVFLLDDHDQTADELNIQPFASGLAEPLGIAVVDGRIYVLQKQELTELIDHDKDGVADEYRAVASGWPVSANFHEFAFGLAYHNNHFYFNLATAIDPGGASTNPQVYGRGTAVEVDPTTGDFRYFAGGLRTPNGITIGPDDQLYATDNQGDWLPSSKLVRLREGAHYGNHIQPPGPFDDQPETPPVVWLPQGEIGNSPGEPIAIHEGPYAGQILLTDVTHGGLKRVFLDPIDGIDQGTVFRFSQGLSAGSNRVLWSDDGSLYVGGIGSRGNWGQTGKLRYGLDRLDPTGVTPFEMLAIRAMSNGLEITLTQPLADDAYLEPESFELIRWWYEPTASYGGPKIDPTSFLPESVTISPDRKTIFLEINELREGHVYYTRWLGDPRSATDESLWTTEAWTTLNKVPANRTGTVNPEPWRHNTLTKAQSAEGWQLLFDGQSLDGWHAYGRNLPPQGWTVANSTLTRTGPGGDIATDQRYGNFELQLEWEVTPGGNSGIFYRASDESRPAWHTAPEMQVLDNTRHADGTNPLTSAGALYALIPPSIDATYPAGRWNRVRLVVNGSKVEHHLNGKLLLEADLASPAFRQLIAESKFADFPDFARSPEGHIVLQDHGDTVHYRNIMIRQLD